The genomic region CCGCGTTCCTGCCCTCGACCGTCCCCCCGCACCGTACCTGGCGACATGAACTTCATCTCCCGGGGGAAGCGGCGGCAGACGCTGTTGTAGTTGGTGCAGATGTAGTGCAGGCACCAGGCGGCCAGCTGCCGGGCGTTGTGGAACTGCGGGCGGAGACGGGGCTGAGCCGGGCACGGTGGGGGCACGAGATGCCGCAGGCTGTTGCCCACACCCCATCaccggcagcccctgccccgccaCCGCCTGCCCCGTGGGGATTTGCATCCCCCCCCAGTCAAGCTGCAGGGCTCACGCCGCGGCAGCCCCTCTGCGTACCTGCGTCATCTCCAGGTAGATGATGACCTGCTCGTCGATCTCCACCCGCTGCATGAAGGCTCGCAGCAGCTCATCCACGGCGTACTGCTCTGGGGGTGGAGAGGGGGGGCTGTCAGCGCTGGAGGGGGGCCGCACACGCTGGGGACGTGCGCCCCAGCAGCCGGGCTGCACCCCGCGGCTAAGCCAGGCTCATCCAGCTCTTACATAAGGACCCCGTTAATGACACACTGGGGACGCATCGATCCCCATCCCAGCAGTTCCGTAATTGTATTGGCAGGTGACGTCAACAGgggccgtggcgggggggggccgggggcaccCGGGCCTCACCTGTGAGCGCCTGCAGCCGGGGCAGGCAGAGGCGGTTGGTGAGGATGAGGAGCTCCATCGCATCCAGGTCGGGCGTGGGGGTGAAGACGCCAGTGTAGAGGAAGTCAAGGACGGCGCGCAGGCAGGCACAGTTGGTGCCGGGCAGGGAGACCTGTGGGACAGGGGTTCTGGGGGCTGGTTCGGCATGCAGAGCCATTGCCGGCAGCGGGACAGGCTCAGCAGAAAGGACAGACCCTGCCCAGCCACCGGCAGCGCCTGCCACggcacagccccccccaccctgggcgCAGCCCCCTGCTTTCTCTCCAGCAAGAGGGAAAGCAGGACTTGCGCATGCCAGGGCCAGGGGTCCAACCCAGCCCCCAGCAGAGCCAGCACTGCCAAGAGACGCCTGTCCTCCCAGCAGCcccatggcagagccagcagtGATACCCCTCCCGCTGTCCTTGTCCCTCCATGGCCCCTCACCTCGGCAGCATAGCTCTCCCGGAAAGCCCCCCGGAACATGGCCATCATCCAATCGCAGCCAGCGATGAGCAGGGGCTTGTGTGCCGGCACGGCCCCGTCATCCACACGGAAAACCACATCTGGTATGGCAAAGGGACGGCCTCAGTGCAGGGATGGTCACCACTCGGCCACCCCAGCCCCTGACACGGCTGGCCCAGGGACACACACCccaggcactgcctgcagccccccccccccaactatgGCTGACCCAGCCCAGGGAATGTGGCACTGCCACCTGGGTGCCGGGGATGGCACAGTGAAGGGATGAGGGCTCCAGGACCCCAGACCACAACGGCCTCGGTGGAGGGAGAGGGATCAGGGTGGCCGGGAGCCCCAGGTCCACGCAGGGTACCGTGGGAGCTGGGACACCCggctggaggggaaggagccggttgatgtccctggccacagcagccccagctctgccatcccCCCGGCCAGGGACCCCCCTACCTGCGAAGACCCCCTTCCCCAGGCACTCCTTGATGCGGTTGGCGCGACGGACGTGGAAAGCCTTGGTGATCTCCTGGTTCATGAAGCTCTCCTTGTTGAGCACGTTGGCCACCATCATGCGCAGGTCGAAGACCTCCAGCAGCTCAGCGATGGTGGCCACCTGCATCAGGTCCCCGCGGGCCTGGTCCAGCCGCCCGGTGTAGAGGTATTCCAGCACGGCGCGGAAGGGTTCCGCCTGCACCCGCCGGTCCATGCACACCACCGCCATCCGCTTCTCCCGCCCGGCCACCGGGTCCGCCACCAGCTCCCAGCGCATGCTGACGAAGCCGCGGCCCCAGGCCGACAGGTCACGGCCGCtgctgccagaggccacgccgtccCCCGTCGTCGGCCGCAGGGCATCGTCGCTCTGCGAAGTCCGCAGCGGGGCGCGCGCCCCCTCGGCCAGGGCCCCCCGCTCCCCGTCCAGGCTCTTGGTGCGGGCGGCCGGCTCCTTggcccccccccgcggcccctccAGGGTGAAGAGGTCATAGAACTTGGAGCAGGAGGTGGCCAGGTAGACGCGGTGGGCGAAGACCCGCTGGCCGCCCTGCAGCTGGAAGACAACGTCGGCGCAGAGCGGGGTGCAGAAGAGGGCGGCAGGGCCCCAGCCACGGCTTGCCGGCGGGTCGGGGACCTGGATGACAGGTGGTGGGGGCTTGGGGGGCAGGAAGGGGGCCTGCAGCAGCGGCCGCTGCATCTTCTTCAGGTGGGACTTCCAGAACTGGAGGTGCCGGCGGGAGATGAGGGCCGCCCGGATGGCATTGTCGAAGACGTCCTTGATGCCGAACTGGGCCACCACGCTGGTCTCGTAGTAGGGTACCCCCAGCTCCTTGGCCACCTCATGGCCCCGCTCCGGGGGCAGGATGTCCGTGGGCTTGATGGGCCTGGGGGGGACAACACACGGAGTGGGGCTGTGTCATCGTGCACAGAAGGGCCCTGGTCCCCAgccggccccccggccccgccaccccCCACCCGCCCAGCGCGGCAGCCTCACTTGGCCAAGGGGCGCCGGGCCCGGTTGACGGCCTCCAGGTCGGCATAGCGCAGGTCCAGCTGGCACCCCACCAGCACAATGGGCGTCCGGGGGCAGAAGTGCTTGATCTCAGGGTACCACATCGTCTTCACGTGGCGCAGGGAGTTGGGGTTCGCCAGCGAGAAGCAGAGCACGACCACATCTGACCTgcggccaggaggaggaggaggacgaagaAGAAGGTGAGGGCAGCCCTGTCCCTGTGTGACCCACAGTCACCCTGCATCCCCAAGCCACCCTCTGCATCCCACCTTGCTCAGAGAATGGCACTGGGGTCCCATACCTGTCCAGGGACACGCAGCCTGGGACACCCCACCTACCCCGGCAGAGCTCTGTCCCACAGACCCGGGGAGCCTGACGACCCCCGAGAGCCCCATGGCTGCGCATGGGAGCAGCCAAGACCTTGGAGGGAGCCGAGGACACCCGGCTCTAGGTCACCACGGTCGGCCAAGCCAAGGGCTGCCCCAGCTTGGGTACGGCACAGGGCCCCAGAAGCACCCTGCAGAGCACCGGGGCAGCAGCCAAGCACAAGCGGGTGCAAGGAGGGGCCCACGGAGAGCGGCCCGGTGAGTGCCAGAGCGTGTGCCGGCCCCTGGCAccggcagggctgcagggactgACCCTGCCTGGATGCCCCGAGCCCCTTCCCTGTGCCCAGCATGGGGCTGTCACACCACCGCTGTCATCCCAGCCCTGTGCCGGCACTGTCAGTGGCTCGGGGGAGCCTCCCCGGGCAAGGTGACAGGGGACGCGCGGGaggtgccagcagcacccaggtcCCCACAGCCCCCGGGGCCTTA from Accipiter gentilis chromosome 3, bAccGen1.1, whole genome shotgun sequence harbors:
- the LOC126035638 gene encoding rho-related BTB domain-containing protein 2-like; amino-acid sequence: MDLDVDYERPNVETIKCVVVGDNAVGKTRLICARACNATLSQYQLLATHVPTVWAIDQYRVCQEVLERSRDVVDEVSVSLRLWDTFGDHHKDRRFAYGRSDVVVLCFSLANPNSLRHVKTMWYPEIKHFCPRTPIVLVGCQLDLRYADLEAVNRARRPLAKPIKPTDILPPERGHEVAKELGVPYYETSVVAQFGIKDVFDNAIRAALISRRHLQFWKSHLKKMQRPLLQAPFLPPKPPPPVIQVPDPPASRGWGPAALFCTPLCADVVFQLQGGQRVFAHRVYLATSCSKFYDLFTLEGPRGGAKEPAARTKSLDGERGALAEGARAPLRTSQSDDALRPTTGDGVASGSSGRDLSAWGRGFVSMRWELVADPVAGREKRMAVVCMDRRVQAEPFRAVLEYLYTGRLDQARGDLMQVATIAELLEVFDLRMMVANVLNKESFMNQEITKAFHVRRANRIKECLGKGVFADVVFRVDDGAVPAHKPLLIAGCDWMMAMFRGAFRESYAAEVSLPGTNCACLRAVLDFLYTGVFTPTPDLDAMELLILTNRLCLPRLQALTEQYAVDELLRAFMQRVEIDEQVIIYLEMTQFHNARQLAAWCLHYICTNYNSVCRRFPREMKFMSPENQAHFERHRWPPVWYLKEEDLYLRSKKEREREEQLQRKQHTRSKWCFWRPSPHIS